In the SAR324 cluster bacterium genome, CTTCCTGGCAACTTTTGAAACGCTTCAACGCGTCCTCATAGCGTTGCGACTGATATAAATGCCATCCTTCTTCAAAAAATCCTCTGGTGGCATGTTTCAGTTCCTGAATTTCCGGAAGATCGGCGTTGAACACTTCATACACCGTGACCATCTGTTCCTTGCCTTTGGCTTTGACCCGATCCACAAAACGTGTCGCGTATCGACCGGGATCGGACAATCGGGAGCGTGTCTGTTCACTGATCAGCAAGGGCACCTGATACATTTTGGTCATTCCTTCAATGCGTGACGCCAGATTGACAGCGTCACTGATCACTGTTCCTTCCATGCGTCCCTGTTCACCAATGGTTCCCAGCATGAGTTCCCCGGTGTTCAAACCAATGCCCACACGAATTGGAACTTCACCACTACGTTTTCTTTGGGCATTGTAAAGTTCCAGAGCTTTCAGCATCCCGATAGCCGCGTCCAGCGCGTTATCGGCGCTTTGATCAAACAGGGCCATGATGGCATCGCCAATGTATTTATCGATGAATCCGTGGTGTTCACGAACCACCGGACCAAGCTGATTGAGGAAGGAATTCAGAAACTTGAAATTTTGCTCCGGTGTCATCTTTTCTGAAATGCTGGTGAACGAACGGATATCGGAAAACAGGATGGTCATGTCACGTTTGACCTGATCGCCCAGATGGATATTGAGAATGCTGTCCTTGCCAAGCAGATCCAGAAATTCGCGCGGCACAAACCGGGTGTAGGCGTTGGCCATTTGCGAAACTTCAAGATGCATGGAAATCCGTGACAGCAATTCCTGCTTGAAAAAAGGTTTGGTGAGATAGTCATTGGCGCCGGAATTGAACCCTTCGGTCAAATCATTCACCCGATTTTTGGCCGTGAGCAAAATCACTGGCAACGTGCTGGCGGGAAATTGCTCACGAAGCTGTCGGCAGACTTCATAGCCTGTCATTTTCGGCATCATCACATCCAGCAGAATCAGGTCCGGTTTCAGTCCATTGGCTATGAGATCCAGCGCTTCCCTGCCATTGCTCGCTTGTGTGACCGCATAGTGATAGAGCGACAGATAATTCACCAGCACCTGCAAATTCACCGGCTCATCATCCACAATCAGAATGTTGAAGGTCGCGTCTGGTTGAACCGATCTGATCACGTCCAGGGCGGCGTCCGGGCTTTCCTGTATGCCATAAATCGAGGATGTCAGCGGCGATGACGCGGTTTCCGCGGATTCTTTACTGACAGGAATGGTGAAACAAAAAGTAGATCCGTGATTCAGTTCCGATGTCAGCCCTATGGTTCCACCATGTAGATCCACCAGTTGCCGGGTGATCGCCAGTCCGAGTCCGGTGCCTCCATATTGCCGTGACGTGGAAGCGTCCACCTGATCAAACGCGGCAAAGACCTGTTCAAATTTGTCTTCAGGAATCCCAATACCGGTATCATTCACTGAAATTTCTGCCAGCTTGTCACGCACCATGGCGGTCACACTGATTTCACCCTTGTCGGTGAATTTGATGGCATTGCCCACCAGATTATACAAAATCTGCTGAAGACGGTTTTCATCACCCGCCACATCCGGAAAATCGTCAGGAATCAGATTATTCAGTTTCAGTGATTTCTGCAGGGCCAGAGGTTCCATGATTTTCAGGATGATGTCCGCAATCTGACGCATGTTGACCGGTTTGATCTGCAACACAATGTCCTTATTTTTCAGTTTGGAAAAATCGAGGATGTCATTCACCAGATGCGCCAGTCGTTTTCCACTCAATACCACCAGCACCAGATTGTTTTTCTGAACGGCTGTCATTTCTCCGGTTGCGCCATCCAGCATGGATTCCACAATGCCGATGATGCCATTGAGCGGCGTCCGCAATTCATGGGAGGTGTTGGCCAGAAACTCATCTTTCATCTGATCCATGGTTCGGAGTTCTCTGTTTTTAATTTCCAGATCCTGGGAATACTGAAACAACTGTGCCCGAATATCGGAAAAATGCTGTTCCACCAGCCAGATCAGGGACAAAATGAGCACAAGCAGGCCTTCAGTGGTCCAGAATGACAGCCATGGAACCAACCCCAACGCAACCAGCATATCATTGATCCCTGCCAGGCCGAAGATACCGGAACCCAGCGAAAAGATCCGGCCTTTCAGCGATTGGCTGTGATGATAACGGGTGTGATACACCATCATGATCAAAATATTGAGAATCATGAACACATACAGAAAATTCATGGTGTGAGAGGGTTCCGCGAGACCCGTGATGTTGAGCAAAAATCCCAGCAGACCCACAACCAGAAATGACTGCCATTGACGCCGGATGATCCATTTGTTTTCTCCTCCGAACAATTGCTCATAAGCAGAAAACAAACCGACCGGCATGAGATAGAAGGAAAAAACCGAAGCCTGGGACATTACCCTGGCAATGGATGGATAAAGACCCGTAATCACGCATAAACTGAGTTCAAAAATACCCATGGACAGGCAGAATACGCCAAAGGCCAGAAAAATAACATTCTTCCGGTTCAGGAGGTATAACATGAACTGAAACAGCCCCAGAATGACCATCAGGCTTCCCACAAACAATTTGGGCGCGCCGAATCGGAGAACTTCAAGGAACAGGTCCATCTGTTCACCCAGATACACCGGAGAAAACCGGAACATATTATTTCCAGCGGCCGGGATACGGATCAGCAACCATTTTCCCGAAAAATCAGGAGACAGGCCAAACAGACTGACACCGACCATTTTGCCGTTTCCCTGACAGAAATGCGCCACGCAAGTCCCAACCAACTCATCATTGACATGAATGCTGTAGGCATAATTGATGTGAAAATGATAAATTCCCGGCTGAACCCATTTGTTTTCAGGCAGGCGGGTTCGAAACCAGGTATCGGTGTCTTTTTCCGGAAAGAAGGGCAGATAAAAGCTGTTGAAGGGTTTCCAGATCTGGTCGGTTTCCGGTTGCAGATATTTTGACGGAATCGTCTGTTGAAGTGGTTCCGAGGGCAACGTGAGGGTTTCCCACTGGAGTATTTCGATCAACGATTGTTCCTCCATGCTCAACACATGCTGTCCTTCAGCATGAAGCTGAAACAGGAAGGATGAGGCCGATAATATCAGGATGGAACCCCACAATCTGGTGAAAATCAGGATTTGATGTTTCATGCTAACTCCATGGTTTCTGATAAACGCATTCTCTCGCGTAAATGAAGGGAAGCTTCATCACAATGTCTGATGACACATACGGGTCCAGAAAGAGGAAGCCTCCAGGTTCGAGCATGTGGTATAACCGCTTTATCATCTCCAGCATCCGGTTTTTCTCAAAATACCGCAACACATGACGGCAGAAAATCACATCGAAGCGGGCAAGCTGGATGATGTCAAAATGATGCGCCAGATTCATGCGGTTGAAGGTCAGATTCCGGCGAATCAGTGGCGTCACCTCATACGCGTTGTCTTTCATCATAAAATAATGAGAAAGGTATTCATCCGGCATATTGGTCAGTTTGGATGCGTAATATCGACCTTGCTTCGCGGTTTCCAGCAACCGGCTGCTGATGTCTGTGGCCACGATTTCATAGTTCCATCCGGTATTGCTGAGTATGATATCCAGAATGATCGCAAGGGTATAAGCTTCTTCGCCAGAGCCGCACCCCGCGGACCAGACCCGCAGTGTCGGTAACAGCCGTGGCGAAAATTCCATGATCTCAATAAGGCATTCCTCCGCTAAAAAATCCAGTTGATCAAATTCCCTGAAAAACCACGTTTCCTGTTCAACCACCTGATCCAGCAAATTTTCCAGTTCACCTTCATCCGGTTGACGCAACAATTCCAGATAATTTCCACTATGCTGTATTTTATGAACCATCATCCGTTGTTTCATCTGGGCCATTACCTGAGCTTCCCGGTATTTGAAAAACAAACCCGTTTTCTCCTGAAGAAACCGGCACACCTCGGTGATGTCGTGGTTGCGGGGTTGAATCAAGGTATCGGGACGCAAAAATGCAGGCTCCACCGGCAATGGCCGAATGAGTTCCTCCTCCATTTCGAAAAAAACCAGATCCACCGGAACTTTTTCCAGCGGCGTCTCAATTTTCATCAAATGATGCTTCTGGTGCATGAGATTGCCTGAAAACCGGCGCGGAATAAAATCAGCGGAAATTCTCGAAACAGATTCGGTGGTGCTCAGACAGATAAACCCGCCGGGATTGAGGGCCTGATGCAGATCCTCCATGACCTGTTGCCGCGTTTCCTGATTGAAATAAAACAGAACGTTTCGGCAGAAAATGAAATCAAAATTTCGCATCCGCTTCATTTCACTGCGGTCCAGCAAA is a window encoding:
- a CDS encoding response regulator, which encodes MKHQILIFTRLWGSILILSASSFLFQLHAEGQHVLSMEEQSLIEILQWETLTLPSEPLQQTIPSKYLQPETDQIWKPFNSFYLPFFPEKDTDTWFRTRLPENKWVQPGIYHFHINYAYSIHVNDELVGTCVAHFCQGNGKMVGVSLFGLSPDFSGKWLLIRIPAAGNNMFRFSPVYLGEQMDLFLEVLRFGAPKLFVGSLMVILGLFQFMLYLLNRKNVIFLAFGVFCLSMGIFELSLCVITGLYPSIARVMSQASVFSFYLMPVGLFSAYEQLFGGENKWIIRRQWQSFLVVGLLGFLLNITGLAEPSHTMNFLYVFMILNILIMMVYHTRYHHSQSLKGRIFSLGSGIFGLAGINDMLVALGLVPWLSFWTTEGLLVLILSLIWLVEQHFSDIRAQLFQYSQDLEIKNRELRTMDQMKDEFLANTSHELRTPLNGIIGIVESMLDGATGEMTAVQKNNLVLVVLSGKRLAHLVNDILDFSKLKNKDIVLQIKPVNMRQIADIILKIMEPLALQKSLKLNNLIPDDFPDVAGDENRLQQILYNLVGNAIKFTDKGEISVTAMVRDKLAEISVNDTGIGIPEDKFEQVFAAFDQVDASTSRQYGGTGLGLAITRQLVDLHGGTIGLTSELNHGSTFCFTIPVSKESAETASSPLTSSIYGIQESPDAALDVIRSVQPDATFNILIVDDEPVNLQVLVNYLSLYHYAVTQASNGREALDLIANGLKPDLILLDVMMPKMTGYEVCRQLREQFPASTLPVILLTAKNRVNDLTEGFNSGANDYLTKPFFKQELLSRISMHLEVSQMANAYTRFVPREFLDLLGKDSILNIHLGDQVKRDMTILFSDIRSFTSISEKMTPEQNFKFLNSFLNQLGPVVREHHGFIDKYIGDAIMALFDQSADNALDAAIGMLKALELYNAQRKRSGEVPIRVGIGLNTGELMLGTIGEQGRMEGTVISDAVNLASRIEGMTKMYQVPLLISEQTRSRLSDPGRYATRFVDRVKAKGKEQMVTVYEVFNADLPEIQELKHATRGFFEEGWHLYQSQRYEDALKRFKSCQEVFPQDPVAQVYVQRCEQALSRTTDLVDR
- a CDS encoding protein-glutamate O-methyltransferase CheR, with the translated sequence MTVDTDELKKIYRYLERESGFLLEPEKYPKVERQIRLRMEQMNIPELTRYQEYLFSPEHALGELAILMGPLLNHHSYFFRDIKQLACFIENCLPEIKARKIQTGQRTIRVWSAGCSTGEEPYSVALLMTLALDSRWDFEIVATDFDFISLNFAKTGIYDDRVFKQIPANYLTDYFRKFPEGYSVGDTLRKKISFNRLNLLDRSEMKRMRNFDFIFCRNVLFYFNQETRQQVMEDLHQALNPGGFICLSTTESVSRISADFIPRRFSGNLMHQKHHLMKIETPLEKVPVDLVFFEMEEELIRPLPVEPAFLRPDTLIQPRNHDITEVCRFLQEKTGLFFKYREAQVMAQMKQRMMVHKIQHSGNYLELLRQPDEGELENLLDQVVEQETWFFREFDQLDFLAEECLIEIMEFSPRLLPTLRVWSAGCGSGEEAYTLAIILDIILSNTGWNYEIVATDISSRLLETAKQGRYYASKLTNMPDEYLSHYFMMKDNAYEVTPLIRRNLTFNRMNLAHHFDIIQLARFDVIFCRHVLRYFEKNRMLEMIKRLYHMLEPGGFLFLDPYVSSDIVMKLPFIYARECVYQKPWS